A window of Macadamia integrifolia cultivar HAES 741 unplaced genomic scaffold, SCU_Mint_v3 scaffold2681, whole genome shotgun sequence contains these coding sequences:
- the LOC122067032 gene encoding UPF0481 protein At3g47200-like — MAPSKPNDVAIDMPRGDQLEEHQEVKPKPEPCEELKTIFKYKAQTGTGTSSGAEARPLIQKVPRILRGNENNKYNFDPRLVSIGPYHYGDPKLELGQTLKIKLVQQFSSYVQNNKSQKWKSLEAYFKSGHFDKVASDTREFYANDSKLDAFNEEAFKCLMFLDGCFMVYFIHCIVNKCDNVRIKNDHKAIITMDLFLLENQLPYKVLKALRAEFMPLVDNAVDDDTKFIKMQTGAKGSEPRVFKVYECIANCLCRKPKKTTTKSGGSSSNEPFHLLDFLRNEFLGTETSDETQQKTEGNTEWQSFRSVEELKSAGINCMTSGSSSVKEIKFKPFESLMHIRLYLPAIVIDETFKTKWLNLAAYEACPDFFNDGEISSFICFMDSLIDRPEDVKELRERGVLQNFLGSDQHVAELFNELASDLTPNPNEYRQVKHDIQKHFNKTWVVWFTEVLHTYFSSPWSSFAFLAAVLALVLTAVQTHYAIHPKK; from the exons ATGGCCCCGTCCAAGCCTAACGATGTTGCAATAGATATGCCGAGGGGTGACCAACTTGAGGAGCATCAAGAAG TTAAACCGAAGCCAGAACCATGCGAGGAGTTGAAGACTATCTTCAAGTATAAGGCTCAAACAG GAACAGGTACATCATCAGGAGCAGAAGCAAGACCTCTCATACAGAAGGTTCCAAGAATTCTGAGAGGGAATGAAAATAACAAGTATAACTTTGATCCAAGACTGGTCTCCATTGGTCCATACCACTACGGAGACCCAAAACTTGAGCTGGGGCAGACCCTCAAGATTAAACTAGTGCAACAATTCTCCTCCTATGTACAGAATAACAAGTCCCAGAAATGGAAAAGCCTTGAAGCTTATTTCAAATCAGGTCACTTCGATAAGGTTGCCAGTGACACAAGAGAATTTTATGCCAATGATTCAAAATTAGATGCGTTCAATGAGGAAGCATTCAAGTGCTTGATGTTCTTAGATGGTTGCTTTATGGTGTATTTTATTCACTGCATTGTGAACAAGTGCGACAATGTGAGAATAAAGAATGATCACAAAGCAATCATAACAATGGACTTGTTCTTGCTCGAGAATCAACTCCCATATAAAGTTCTCAAAGCATTGAGAGCTGAGTTCATGCCCCTTGTTGATAACGCAGTAGATGATGATACCAAGTTCATCAAAATGCAGACTGGAGCCAAAGGCAGTGAACCCAGGGTGTTCAAAGTGTATGAATGTATTGCAAACTGTCTGTGTCGTAAACCTAAAAAGACCACAACCAAATCGGGAGGCTCTTCTTCAAATGAACCATTTCATCTTCTCGACTTTCTCCGGAACGAATTCCTTGGTACTGAAACATCTGATGAGACTCAACAAAAAACTGAAGGCAACACCGAATGGCAGTCTTTCCGATCTGTTGAAGAGCTCAAATCTGCAGGGATCAATTGCATGACCAGCGGCTCATCATCTGTGAAGGAAATCAAATTCAAACCATTCGAAAGTCTTATGCATATACGACTATATCTACCGGCCATTGTCATTGATGAAACCTTTAAGACTAAATGGTTAAACTTGGCTGCCTATGAAGCATGTCCTGATTTCTTTAACGATGGTGAAATTTCCTCCTTCATATGTTTCATGGATTCACTCATCGATCGTCCTGAAGATGTGAAAGAGCTTCGAGAGCGAGGTGTACTTCAAAATTTCCTAGGCAGTGATCAACATGTAGCTGAGCTTTTCAATGAATTGGCCTCTGACTTGACACCAAACCCTAATGAGTATCGACAAGTTAAGCATGACATTCAGAAGCATTTCAACAAGACGTGGGTTGTTTGGTTTACTGAGGTACTTCACACATATTTCAGTAGTCCATGGAGTTCTTTTGCATTCTTAGCTGCTGTATTAGCCCTCGTCCTTACCGCCGTTCAGACCCACTATGCAATCCACCCTAAGAAGTAa
- the LOC122067035 gene encoding uncharacterized protein LOC122067035 — MSESPFTVTGDGPGGGFPPDRGRQLRLTDFWKAHPPMEKAVLDGGKEPSAAANKSFASIVGSDTEASAKVTVSTDQIPHKSYANVVGSNTPMVDELPDPVHAGNSTKVIIPQEAYEDRLLKYRFALIGRINFRFLSLDDVRREARESWKLKGKVKMIPMGKGFTIFQFESEHDMAQMWKRSPVKIGGQLVRFQRWRPDFSIHEKLINKVLVWVRFPDLPLEYWHEKVLLTMAKAVGRPVGLDQRTKSVIYGNYARVLMEMEVGVPRLEEIQVERKQPGTQILFWFKQQLIYEDSLGKCGFCKKLGHQVHACREKKAYDERQNARANAEIPGAVYEEDRVNLGTSNSPVCINTSLERRDHDLVISNSKRVNTDGEGEILNKEAHDSEEIQSESSDSDKEALFSDDEVGRSDEESSSESGQESDRDMVKEGEPNQLGSVLITGPLEL, encoded by the exons ATGTCTGAGAGCCCTTTCACAGTCACAGGGGATGGTCCAGGAGGTGGCTTCCCGCCGGATAGGGGAAGGCAACTCCGGTTAACAGACTTTTGGAAGGCTCATCCTCCAATGGAGAAGGCGGTTTTGGATGGAGGAAAGGAGCCTTCTGCTGCTGCAAATAAATCCTTCGCCTCCATTGTTGGTTCTGATACCGAAGCTTCTGCAAAAGTGACCGTCTCAACTGATCAAATACCACACAAATCTTATGCGAATGTGGTAGGCTCAAACACACCGATGGTGGATGAACTGCCCGACCCTGTTCATGCAGGGAATTCGACCAAGGTGATCATTCCCCAGGAGGCTTACGAGGATAGATTACTAAAATATCGATTTGCCCTGATAGGCAGAATCAATTTTCGTTTTCTTTCCCTGGATGATGTTCGCAGAGAAGCCCGTGAATCTTGGAAATTGAAAGGTAAAGTGAAGATGATACCCATGGGTAAGGGCTTCACGATCTTCCAATTTGAGTCTGAGCATGACATGGCCCAGATGTGGAAGCGAAGCCCTGTGAAGATTGGAGGTCAACTCGTTCGGTTTCAAAGATGGCGTCCAGATTTTAGCATCCatgaaaaattgatcaataagGTCCTGGTTTGGGTGCGATTTCCAGATCTTcctctggaatattggcatgaaaaggtATTATTGACAATGGCCAAGGCAGTAGGGAGGCCAGTTGGTCTCGATCAACGCACCAAGAGCGTTATATACGGAAATTATGCTCGTGTTCTAATGGAGATGGAAGTGGGGGTTCCAAGGCTGGAGGAAATCCAAGTGGAACGCAAACAGCCTGGGACTCAAATTTTGTTCTGGTTCAAGCAGCAGTTGATATACGAGGATTCATTGGGCAAATGCGGTTTCTGCAAAAAACTGGGGCACCAAGTTCACGCCTGCCGTGAAAAGAAGGCCTATGACGAGCGGCAGAATGCTCGAGCCAATGCAGAGATACCAGGGGCGGTGTATGAAGAAGACAGAGTCAACTTGGGAACGAGTAACTCACCGGTTTGCATCAAcacttctttggaaagaagggATCACGATCTtgtgatttcaaattcaaaacgtGTGAACACTGATGGA GAGGGGGAGATTTTAAATAAGGAAGCTCATGATAGTGAGGAAATACAGTCTGAATCTTCTGATTCAGATAAGGAGGCGTTATTTTCTGATGATGAGGTGGGCCGGTCGGATGAGGAGTCTTCCTCTGAATCTGGGCAGGAATCAGACCGGGATATGGTTAAGGAAGGAGAACCGAACCAGTTGGGTTCAGTTTTAATCACTGGACCGTTGGAGCTTTAG
- the LOC122067036 gene encoding uncharacterized protein LOC122067036: MNREYTAPLQLPLSRKEIARMGVQVVDKAAEMIEKGIDAGEKKKKKKKGGGQTLRAERRNLWAEMGIVAALSCPWVVLGDFNATLYSHEKRGPGRFNVGSAAEFQAVVDACDLISSPSQGSNFTWTNNRCRGHVAARLDISFFNAQWLDVFGDCGQKVLHRSISDHAPILFSSAAIPKPRNAPFRLHRFWMKEESFVDLMAAKKEASTSVVAWPPEVLDFMAEDAMGRSRFRFY; encoded by the exons ATGAATAGGGAGTATACTGCCCCATTGCAGCTCCCTTTgagcaggaaggagattgctcGGATGGGAGTTCAAGTGGTTGACAAGGCAGCAGAGATGATTGAGAAAGGAATTGACgcaggggagaaaaagaaaaagaaaaagaaaggtggtGGTCAGACCTTGAG GGCAGAGCGTAGGAATCTTTGGGCGGAGATGGGCATTGTGGCTGCCCTGTCCTGTCCATGGGTTGTTTTGGGGGACTTTAATGCCACATTATATTCCCATGAGAAGAGGGGTCCTGGTAGATTCAATGTGGGTTCCGCGGCAGAGTTCCAGGCCGTGGTGGATGCTTGTGATTTGATTAGCTCTCCTTCCCAAGGATCCAATTTTACCTGGACAAACAATAGATGTAGAGGACATGTAGCGGCAAGGCTTGACATAAGTTTTTTCAATGCTCAATGGTTGGACGTTTTTGGTGATTGTGGTCAGAAGGTGCTCCATAGATCAATTTCAGATCATGCTCCAATCCTTTTTTCCTCAGCAGCGATTCCTAAGCCTCGAAATGCCCCTTTCAGACTTCATCGTTTTTGGATGAAAGAGGAATCCTTTGTGGACCTG ATGGCTGCTAAgaaggaagcatctacatcagtGGTGGCATGGCCTCCTGAGGTGCTTGACTTCATGGCTGAGGATGCGATGGGCAGATCgcgattcagattttattag
- the LOC122067034 gene encoding UPF0481 protein At3g47200-like, whose translation MAAYEACTDFINNDDITSFLCFMDLVIYSPEDAKELQKRGVLQNNLGSEQHVAELFNEVGSDLIPNPNEFEQVKHDIQKYFNNRTSTSSGAKAIPQMQKVPKIMRENEKNKNNYDPTLVSIGPYHYGNPKLELGQNLKTRLVQEFNMPTDEAFKSLMFLDGCFVVYFIHCIVNKSGKKDVNEMKNYHKAIITMDLFLLENQLPYIVLRALKVVDSLCSKPKNTTSKSEGSSSPLHLLDFLWTESLGSASPSPSDQSPQKSEVGSTEWKSFRSVEELKVAGINCMTNGYGLLFLPAIVIDDSFKTKWLNIAAYEACPDFINDGDITSFLCFMDSLIDGPQDVKVFRQKGVLQNLLGSDQHVADLFNELASELTPKPDEDRQVKHNIQRHFNKTRAVWLAEVLHTHFISPWAVLVLRAHKG comes from the exons ATGGCAGCATACGAAGCATGCACTGATTTCATAAACAATGATGACATCACCTCCTTCCTATGTTTCATGGATTTGGTCATCTACAGTCCTGAAGACGCGAAAGAGCTCCAAAAGCGAGGTGTACTACAAAATAATCTAGGCAGTGAACAACATGTAGCTGAGCTTTTCAATGAAGTGGGCTCAGACTTGATACCAAACCCTAATGAGTTTGAACAAGTTAAGCACGACATTCAGAAGTATTTCAACAACA GAACAAGTACCTCCTCTGGAGCTAAAGCAATACCTCAAATGCAGAAGGTTCCAAAAATTATgagagagaatgaaaagaaCAAGAATAACTATGATCCAACATTGGTCTCTATTGGCCCATACCACTACGGCAACCCAAAGCTTGAGCTGGGGCAGAACCTCAAGACTAGACTAGTCCAAGAGTTCA ATATGCCCACTGATGAAGCATTCAAAAGCTTGATGTTCTTGGATGGTTGCTTTGTGGTGTATTTCATTCACTGCATTGTGAATAAGTCTGGCAAAAAGGATGTGAATGAGATGAAGAATTACCACAAAGCAATCATAACAATGGACTTGTTCTTACTTGAGAATCAACTCCCATATATAGTTCTCCGAGCATTG aaggTTGTAGATAGTTTGTGTAGCAAACCAAAGAATACCACGAGCAAATCGGAAggctcttcttctccccttcatCTTCTCGACTTTCTCTGGACTGAATCCCTTGGCTCTGCATCACCATCACCTAGTGATCAGTCTCCACAAAAATCTGAAGTTGGCAGCACCGAATGGAAGTCGTTCCGTTCAGTCGAAGAGCTCAAAGTTGCAGGGATCAATTGCATGACCAATGGCTATGGACTCCTATTTCTTCCTGCCATTGTCATTGATGACTCCTTCAAGACTAAGTGGTTAAACATTGCAGCCTACGAAGCATGCCCTGATTTCATCAACGATGGTGACATAACCTCCTTCTTATGTTTCATGGATTCGCTCATCGATGGTCCTCAAGATGTGAAAGTGTTCCGACAGAAAGGTGTACTCCAAAATTTActtgggagtgaccaacatgtAGCTGATCTTTTCAATGAATTGGCCTCTGAATTGACACCCAAACCTGATGAGGATCGACAAGTTAAGCACAACATTCAGAGACATTTCAACAAGACAAGGGCAGTATGGTTAGCTGAAGTACTGCACACACATTTCATTAGTCCTTGGGCTGTGCTTGTGTTACGTGCACACAAGGGGTGA